Proteins co-encoded in one Gossypium arboreum isolate Shixiya-1 chromosome 11, ASM2569848v2, whole genome shotgun sequence genomic window:
- the LOC108485648 gene encoding protein MIZU-KUSSEI 1-like, with protein MSCPTVGATTHITDGVTSVDCQKQVRSWRLLRSLMELLIPSCYCAFIDKHHEIKHQNYLHRYYQPPVSTSSGVITGTIFGYRRGKASFCIQPNIKSNNPILLLEFAVPTAVLAREMQGGILRIALDCSSKGNSSGNPDSVLSMPLWTMYCNGKKVGYAVKRKPSKADMDALRLMNSVVVGTGLISGKELDHHDDELMYLRANFENLRTSPDSESFHLIDPDGNIGQELSIFFYRSR; from the coding sequence ATGTCCTGCCCAACTGTTGGCGCCACCACCCACATAACAGATGGGGTTACCTCTGTTGACTGCCAGAAACAAGTTAGGTCATGGCGGCTTCTTCGTTCCCTTATGGAACTCCTCATCCCAAGTTGCTACTGCGCCTTCATCGACAAACACCATGAAATCAAACACCAAAATTACCTTCACAGATATTATCAACCACCTGTCTCTACCTCTTCTGGTGTTATTACAGGTACCATCTTTGGTTACCGCAGGGGAAAAGCCAGCTTTTGTATCCAGCCAAACATCAAGTCCAACAATCCAATTCTCCTCTTAGAATTTGCGGTACCTACAGCAGTTTTGGCAAGGGAAATGCAAGGTGGTATCCTCCGAATTGCTCTGGACTGCAGCAGCAAAGGGAATAGTAGTGGAAATCCAGACTCGGTTCTGTCGATGCCATTGTGGACTATGTACTGTAATGGAAAGAAAGTTGGGTATGCAGTTAAGCGGAAGCCATCGAAAGCTGATATGGATGCTTTAAGGCTAATGAATTCAGTTGTTGTTGGCACTGGATTGATCAGTGGAAAGGAGCTTGATCATCATGACGATGAACTAATGTACCTGAGGGCTAACTTTGAAAACCTTCGTACTTCACCAGATTCTGAGTCTTTCCATTTGATTGATCCCGACGGAAACATTGGTCAAGAGCTTAGCATTTTCTTTTACCGCTCAAGGTGA